Proteins from a single region of Shinella zoogloeoides:
- a CDS encoding hydantoinase/oxoprolinase N-terminal domain-containing protein has translation MADHLLLGIDTGGTYTDAVLYSETAGVVARAKALTTRHDLSVGISGAVEAVLAEAKAPVSTIGLVSLSTTLATNALVEGQGGRAGLVMIGFAPEDLKRDGLADALGNDPVLFLPGGHNVHGTETQLDMSALDEALPLLAETVSSFAVAGYFAVRNPAHEERVRARIREVSHLPVTCSHELSSKLGGPRRALTTLLNARLVSMIDRLIGSCEDYLKRRGIDVPMMVVRGDGALISAAEARLRPIETILSGPAASLVGARHLTGLDSAVVSDIGGTTTDVAVLDGGRPKLDADGAVVGGYRTMVEAVAMRTFGLGGDSEVRIDDRGLKAKIDLGPRRFMPLSLASALHPETVLPVLERQVRAPHAGRHDGRFAVRTGVPERLASGLLPQEQALYEKIGPTPLPLDGLLATTLQKATLDRLVARGLVHICGITPSDAMHVLGGQGQWDAAAARLGLELAARTKDGTGRPIAESPEDLARLIVDRLTRQSSDVILSACLADDGAGSIDPTVSASVHRALHRVPGIVQFRIALDRPLVGLGASAPVYYPAIAEMLGAESNIPTDAGVANAVGAVVGQVRTAVTVFVTMPDEGIFIVGGAGESARFIDENEAFALAKERAMTAALHAARANGADEPVVTLTEDIDAPEVEGRRKLMEARFTATASGRPRIAEAQ, from the coding sequence GTGGCAGACCATTTGTTACTCGGCATCGATACCGGCGGCACCTATACGGACGCCGTACTCTACAGCGAAACGGCAGGCGTCGTCGCCCGCGCCAAGGCGCTCACCACGCGCCATGACCTCTCGGTCGGCATTTCCGGCGCGGTCGAGGCGGTGCTGGCCGAGGCGAAGGCTCCCGTTTCCACCATCGGCCTCGTCTCGCTCTCCACGACGCTCGCCACCAATGCGCTGGTCGAAGGCCAGGGCGGCCGCGCCGGCCTCGTGATGATCGGCTTTGCCCCGGAAGACCTCAAGCGCGACGGCCTTGCCGACGCGCTCGGCAACGATCCCGTGCTCTTCCTGCCCGGCGGCCATAACGTCCACGGCACCGAAACGCAGCTCGACATGAGCGCGCTGGACGAAGCCCTGCCGCTCCTTGCCGAGACGGTCTCCTCCTTTGCCGTCGCCGGCTATTTCGCCGTGCGCAATCCGGCGCACGAGGAGCGGGTGCGCGCGCGCATCCGCGAGGTCTCGCACCTGCCCGTCACCTGCAGCCATGAGCTTTCCTCCAAGCTCGGCGGCCCGCGCCGGGCGCTGACGACGCTGCTCAACGCCCGCCTCGTCTCGATGATCGACCGGCTGATCGGTTCCTGCGAGGATTACCTGAAGCGCCGCGGCATCGACGTGCCCATGATGGTGGTGCGCGGCGACGGCGCGCTGATCTCGGCCGCCGAGGCGCGGCTTCGCCCGATCGAGACCATCCTGTCCGGCCCAGCGGCAAGCCTTGTCGGCGCGCGGCACCTGACCGGCCTCGATAGTGCCGTCGTCTCCGATATCGGCGGCACGACGACCGACGTCGCCGTGCTCGACGGCGGCCGCCCCAAGCTCGATGCCGATGGCGCGGTGGTCGGCGGCTATCGCACCATGGTCGAGGCGGTCGCGATGCGGACCTTCGGCCTCGGCGGCGATTCGGAAGTGCGCATCGACGATCGCGGCCTCAAGGCGAAGATCGATCTCGGCCCGCGCCGCTTCATGCCGCTCAGCCTTGCCTCCGCCCTCCATCCCGAGACCGTCCTCCCGGTTCTGGAGCGCCAGGTCCGCGCGCCCCATGCCGGCCGGCACGACGGGCGCTTCGCCGTGCGCACCGGCGTACCGGAACGGCTCGCCAGCGGCCTGCTGCCGCAGGAACAGGCGCTCTACGAAAAAATCGGCCCCACGCCGCTGCCGCTCGACGGGCTGCTGGCGACGACGCTGCAAAAGGCGACGCTCGACCGGCTCGTGGCGCGTGGCCTCGTGCATATCTGCGGCATCACCCCGTCCGACGCCATGCATGTGCTCGGCGGACAGGGCCAATGGGATGCCGCCGCCGCCCGCCTCGGCCTGGAGCTTGCCGCCCGCACCAAGGACGGCACCGGGCGGCCCATTGCCGAAAGCCCGGAGGACCTGGCGCGCCTCATCGTCGACCGGCTCACCCGCCAGTCGTCAGACGTCATCCTCTCCGCCTGCCTTGCCGATGACGGCGCGGGATCGATCGATCCGACCGTCTCCGCCTCCGTTCATCGTGCGCTGCACCGGGTTCCCGGCATCGTGCAGTTCCGCATCGCGCTCGACCGCCCGCTGGTCGGCCTCGGCGCGTCGGCCCCGGTCTATTACCCGGCTATCGCCGAGATGCTGGGCGCAGAGTCCAATATTCCGACCGACGCCGGCGTCGCCAATGCGGTGGGCGCGGTTGTCGGGCAGGTGCGCACCGCCGTCACGGTTTTCGTGACCATGCCCGACGAAGGCATCTTCATCGTCGGCGGCGCGGGCGAAAGCGCGCGCTTCATCGACGAGAACGAGGCCTTCGCGCTGGCGAAGGAACGCGCGATGACGGCGGCGCTGCATGCGGCCCGCGCGAACGGCGCGGACGAGCCGGTGGTGACGCTCACCGAGGATATCGACGCCCCCGAAGTGGAGGGCCGGCGCAAGCTGATGGAGGCTCGTTTCACGGCCACCGCCAGCGGGCGTCCGCGCATCGCGGAAGCGCAATAG